The following coding sequences are from one Octopus bimaculoides isolate UCB-OBI-ISO-001 chromosome 3, ASM119413v2, whole genome shotgun sequence window:
- the LOC106883865 gene encoding carbohydrate sulfotransferase 11, with the protein MQVNHKDQILYCGIAKVGCTFLKRLLHVLNSEKLYKSPFDITPNNIHMMHSTLIGDLKEPNKSLVEINYKTFLFVRNPYKRLFSGYVDKIFTPQMSFLSHYGIYIIKKFRKNPSEKSLRCGHDVTFAEFISYVIDSCKTRTMTNTHFTPMYLHCAPCQIHYDMIGHLETLQNDLQFLIKPERLEAVLPENFQMSSLRDEIFDAADIAFRNLKSNQNCFSPYEILERIWRRLQIRGILNQKFSLPLTPEKAQTIKQDDFYKMLNTYLEKSQMDPSTFNNRREAINEAFGTVPLHILEKLQSHMEIDCKLFGYDTQPDFVFKAKNYVNKKFKYFNETSN; encoded by the exons ATGCAAGTAAACCATAAAGATCAAATTTTATACTGTGGCATAGCCAAAGTTGGTTGCACATTCTTAAAACGTTTGCTGCATGTCTTAAACAGTGAAAAACTCTATAAATCTCCATTTGATATCACTccaaacaatatacatatgatGCACTCTACCCTGATTGGAGACCTTAAAGAACCTAATAAATCACTTGTTGAAAtcaattacaaaacatttttatttgtacGAAATCCTTACAAGAGACTCTTTTCTGGttatgttgataaaatatttacaccACAGATGTCATTTTTATCTCACTATGGAATTTACATCATTAAGAAATTCAGAAAGAATCCTTCAGAAAAGAGTTTAAGATGTGGCCATGATGTCACTTTTGCTGAGTTTATTTCTTATGTTATAGATTCTTGCAAAACTAGAACtatgacaaacacacactttaCTCCTATGTATCTTCATTGTGCACCTTGTCAAATACATTATGATATGATTGGACATTTAGAAACATTACAGAATGATTTGCAGTTTCTAATCAAACCTGAAAGACTGGAAGCAGTGTTACCAGAGAATTTTCAAATGAGTTCCCTAAGAGATGAAATTTTTGATGCCGCAGATATAGCATTTAGGAATCTGAAGTCTAATCAAAATTGTTTTTCACCTTATGAG ATTTTGGAACGCATATGGCGCCGTTTACAAATACGTGGTATATTGAATCAAAAGTTCAGTCTTCCATTAACCCCTGAAAAGGCTCAAACTATAAAGCAAGATGATTTTTATAAGATGTTAAACACATATCTAGAGAAATCTCAGATGGATCCAAGCACTTTTAACAACAGACGTGAAGCTATCAATGAAGCTTTTGGCACAGTGCCTTTACATATATTGGAAAAACTGCAGTCACACATGGAAATAGATTGTAAACTCTTTGGATATGACACTCAACCAGATTTTGTATTTAAAGCAAAAAATTACGTGAACAAAAAGTTTAAGTATTTTAATGAAACAagcaattaa